One window of the Candidatus Jettenia sp. genome contains the following:
- a CDS encoding tetratricopeptide repeat protein has protein sequence MISILKLILCIPIITLAQQGLFFSLQASEDTKGRISTTTDSEAFVSSLFTNTSTNPPIPPFTKGGIRSGEPGGISKEGRGEIRKKMPGSVGGESNGGTEKGKVFSDKRVYAMQYAEMGLVDLAIPELKKMKELYPDDIKVHAYLGWAYSQKCQILEAVEEFQKALEINPDLQRVPFDYPMAKDIPAIIKEFTTTFEGLIDQIDSFSGAHEVLGLCYVLQGRLGDAFRQYRKVLQQKPAYEKRDLIVYGKTLVPAIDQAITEYEEIVKSQPDCVEALIPLACAYAEKGMLDKAMVTMKKAISAAPDRTDTHMYLGCFYAKRWMMDKALEELYKAKNIRTHILERLLIDGEHFIRNGLFDKAIGTARDAVQVNHNDKRAYELLALAYSKSGMIDKAIETCKETIRLYPDNLPAYLLLGWIYLQGNLPEEAKDLIKQATLVEPENTELKALMAFMYAAQNQIHQAIEMCAMIMNKLRSHDGALKDYSWIKGNVPSIEQKLREVMDVLELKPDYQEAYICLGWLYAKNGEAEKAIASYRKALELISASYRREPSSNAPNDNPSASSAPNHLNPSSPNPPIPPFTKGGLGEIRRGEKGLGRTPREEQMASLGERASGIGSHTGKIDFYDLLYTTHVHLGNIYVQKGDIQAALNEYNKAQEILSGKAQDDIVQGLACLDEGDAEQAIQYFNAALKINPQYKEVYFFLADAYEKKGLYSVGMILRLQGEKVK, from the coding sequence ATGATATCTATTTTAAAATTAATACTCTGTATTCCAATAATAACCCTTGCACAGCAAGGGTTGTTTTTCTCTCTTCAGGCATCAGAAGATACAAAGGGCAGGATTTCTACCACTACTGATAGTGAAGCATTCGTGAGTTCTTTATTTACAAACACGAGCACGAATCCCCCCATCCCTCCCTTTACTAAAGGGGGGATTAGGAGCGGGGAGCCAGGGGGGATTAGCAAAGAGGGAAGGGGGGAGATTAGGAAAAAGATGCCCGGGAGTGTTGGTGGAGAAAGTAACGGGGGGACTGAAAAAGGAAAGGTGTTTTCAGATAAGAGGGTATATGCGATGCAATATGCGGAAATGGGATTGGTCGACCTGGCTATACCTGAATTAAAAAAAATGAAAGAGCTTTATCCTGACGATATAAAAGTCCATGCATATCTTGGGTGGGCGTATAGTCAGAAATGTCAAATCTTGGAGGCCGTTGAAGAATTTCAAAAAGCATTAGAAATTAATCCTGATCTGCAACGAGTACCATTTGATTATCCCATGGCAAAAGATATTCCTGCTATTATAAAAGAATTTACTACAACCTTTGAAGGTCTGATTGACCAGATAGACAGTTTTTCTGGCGCACATGAGGTACTCGGTTTATGCTACGTATTGCAGGGAAGGTTAGGTGATGCTTTCCGTCAATACAGAAAGGTGTTACAACAGAAACCTGCGTATGAAAAACGGGATCTCATAGTATATGGGAAAACGCTGGTTCCTGCAATTGATCAGGCAATAACGGAATATGAAGAGATAGTAAAATCACAACCTGACTGTGTGGAAGCCCTTATTCCATTAGCTTGCGCCTATGCAGAGAAGGGAATGCTGGACAAAGCTATGGTGACTATGAAGAAGGCGATATCCGCAGCGCCTGATCGAACAGACACGCATATGTATCTGGGTTGTTTTTACGCAAAGAGGTGGATGATGGATAAAGCCCTGGAAGAATTGTATAAGGCAAAAAATATAAGAACTCATATTCTTGAGAGGCTTCTTATAGATGGAGAACACTTTATTCGAAACGGTCTGTTTGATAAGGCAATAGGTACGGCAAGGGATGCCGTTCAGGTAAACCACAACGATAAAAGAGCGTATGAACTGCTTGCACTCGCATACAGTAAAAGCGGCATGATAGATAAAGCTATTGAAACATGTAAAGAAACTATCCGTTTATATCCGGATAATCTCCCTGCTTACCTGTTACTGGGATGGATATATCTGCAAGGTAATTTACCAGAGGAAGCAAAGGATTTGATTAAACAGGCAACTCTTGTTGAGCCTGAAAATACTGAGCTGAAAGCGCTCATGGCTTTTATGTATGCAGCTCAGAATCAGATACATCAGGCAATAGAGATGTGTGCTATGATTATGAATAAACTACGATCACACGACGGTGCTTTAAAGGATTATAGCTGGATTAAGGGTAATGTGCCATCAATTGAACAAAAGCTTAGAGAGGTAATGGATGTTTTAGAATTGAAGCCTGATTATCAAGAGGCCTATATATGTTTGGGCTGGCTATATGCAAAAAACGGCGAAGCGGAGAAGGCTATTGCTTCGTACAGAAAGGCGCTTGAATTGATCTCGGCTTCCTATCGCCGTGAGCCATCATCAAACGCTCCTAACGATAATCCCTCTGCATCTTCCGCCCCTAACCACCTTAATCCCTCCTCTCCTAATCCCCCCATTCCCCCCTTTACTAAAGGAGGGTTAGGGGAGATTAGGAGAGGGGAAAAAGGATTGGGCAGGACTCCCCGGGAAGAGCAGATGGCCAGTTTAGGAGAAAGGGCTAGTGGAATAGGAAGCCACACAGGGAAAATAGATTTTTATGATCTACTCTATACTACCCATGTACATTTGGGAAATATCTATGTGCAAAAAGGGGATATACAGGCTGCACTGAATGAGTACAATAAGGCCCAGGAGATTCTATCAGGCAAGGCTCAGGATGATATAGTACAGGGATTGGCATGCCTTGATGAGGGAGATGCAGAACAGGCCATACAATACTTCAATGCTGCGTTGAAGATCAATCCTCAATATAAAGAGGTATATTTTTTTCTTGCAGATGCCTATGAGAAAAAGGGATTGTATAGTGTAGGGATGATTTTAAGGTTACAGGGGGAAAAGGTTAAATAA
- a CDS encoding CBS domain-containing protein, which yields MKQLDPISHVMTASLKTVQIHQKLSEVRRIFIENQLHHVPVVHDRKLVGLISTTDMLRLNLATSGTNSWSIDAMLDQQFTIEQVMQRNLVTIDINSTVRKAAHLLSDGVFHSLPVVDKDNNLVGIITSTDLIRYLTRLC from the coding sequence ATGAAACAGCTCGACCCTATATCTCATGTCATGACTGCCAGCCTGAAGACGGTACAGATACATCAGAAGCTGAGTGAAGTCCGGAGAATATTTATTGAAAATCAGCTTCATCACGTTCCGGTAGTACATGATCGCAAACTTGTCGGTCTTATCAGTACTACCGATATGCTAAGGTTAAACCTTGCCACATCGGGCACAAACAGTTGGTCGATTGATGCGATGCTTGATCAGCAATTTACGATTGAACAGGTCATGCAAAGGAATCTTGTTACCATTGATATAAATAGCACGGTGCGAAAAGCTGCCCATCTCCTCAGCGATGGAGTATTCCATTCACTTCCTGTCGTTGACAAAGATAATAATCTTGTTGGAATTATTACGAGTACAGACTTGATCCGGTATTTGACAAGGCTGTGTTAG
- a CDS encoding M36 family metallopeptidase, with protein MSREIDRRNFSVNKVTPAREAELKSHASEISDRLPGSQRIKIKRFDTTTGNPAVITSEDGPAETGNYIQRALDHVRNISKALGLTATQPNEFVADPHIQRASSGAVAVHLQQQYKGISIFQAAETVRFAPDGRLEETVGSSVAVDHDREVIPKLSVQEAVLKTAQHVATPDRDEYKMTDQFGEQLTPKSVDLSGFVPKIIAILSDKADQPAIFEPGPFGDKIKAALIWFPLDGGLRLAWEVIITMPNYEGQYRTMADAETGEILYCKQLVQSAKARGNVYYVDGGSASQMTHFPRPLTDYGLPLPNNLPSNFPDDWVEANATTGNSVYAHLGDAGPAIQAVVQDGVLTFNPADPKGDDQKVLNIFYYNCYMHDFFYLLGFREGDGNFQHNNFGRGGVATDRVDARAHSGAVWGTANMYTPIDGSNPVMNMGLVTSTDRHTAFDSSVVFHEFMHGVTNRLVGGPMNVSALEAPQSSGMGEGWGDYIACTINNTTVVGAWVVKKAGGIRGFPYDSNFPDTFADVGKGRYTEEHNIGEIWCATIMEMNRKIGAILAVQLVVDALKLSPANPSFLDMRDSILAALDKKHAAGQLSSGEHSTAKNGIWSVFAKFGMGPNAKSYGASLSGIVADFKTPSDTTGQNIRVETEPNIAIPDNNSSGLTSILTISQAGKIKRLVISINIEHTYIGDLKVSLTTPGNGTAVLHNRTGASADNLVRSYTSEDTPALASLIGAQTQGNWVLKVADLAGLDVGTLRSWGIEIDLEAVSQVIRGEAAPALTIPDNNPAGTQSVIGITQSGVAKGIKVSVDITHTYIGDLRVELVAPSGQQVILHNRTGGSKDNLITAYDSISTSSLAALIGQQIEGNWILRATDMAGQDIGKLNKWSLEFTL; from the coding sequence ATGAGCCGAGAAATTGATCGTAGGAATTTTAGTGTCAATAAAGTTACACCTGCACGGGAAGCGGAACTGAAATCACACGCATCAGAGATTTCAGATCGCCTCCCCGGATCACAACGGATCAAGATCAAACGCTTCGATACTACCACCGGTAATCCCGCGGTAATTACATCGGAAGATGGACCTGCCGAGACGGGTAATTATATTCAACGCGCCCTGGATCATGTGCGGAATATTAGCAAGGCTTTGGGTCTGACAGCGACCCAGCCGAATGAGTTTGTGGCAGACCCTCATATTCAACGTGCCAGCAGCGGTGCAGTTGCTGTTCACTTGCAGCAACAGTATAAAGGCATATCTATCTTTCAGGCAGCAGAAACGGTGCGTTTTGCGCCAGATGGCAGATTGGAAGAGACTGTTGGCAGCAGTGTCGCAGTTGATCATGATAGGGAAGTTATTCCTAAGCTCTCTGTACAAGAGGCCGTGTTAAAGACGGCTCAGCATGTAGCTACGCCTGATAGAGATGAATACAAAATGACAGATCAATTTGGGGAACAACTTACTCCAAAAAGTGTAGATTTGAGTGGTTTTGTACCGAAGATTATTGCAATCCTTTCTGATAAGGCTGACCAACCTGCTATTTTTGAACCTGGCCCCTTTGGCGATAAAATTAAGGCCGCTTTGATCTGGTTTCCCCTGGATGGTGGCCTCCGGCTAGCATGGGAAGTGATCATAACAATGCCAAATTACGAGGGTCAGTACCGTACTATGGCAGATGCTGAAACCGGGGAGATACTCTATTGTAAACAGCTCGTACAATCTGCCAAAGCGCGAGGAAATGTGTATTATGTAGATGGTGGAAGTGCTAGCCAAATGACTCATTTCCCAAGGCCTTTAACAGATTATGGTCTGCCTCTGCCGAATAATTTACCCTCCAATTTTCCCGATGACTGGGTTGAGGCGAATGCTACAACAGGCAATAGTGTATATGCGCACCTGGGAGATGCTGGTCCGGCGATTCAGGCTGTTGTTCAGGATGGTGTCCTTACCTTCAATCCTGCTGACCCAAAAGGTGATGATCAGAAGGTTCTTAATATCTTCTATTATAACTGTTACATGCACGACTTCTTTTACCTGCTTGGCTTTCGGGAGGGGGATGGGAACTTTCAGCATAATAATTTTGGCCGGGGCGGTGTGGCAACCGACCGGGTTGATGCGCGAGCCCACAGTGGCGCGGTATGGGGAACTGCTAATATGTATACCCCTATTGACGGTTCAAACCCTGTTATGAATATGGGATTGGTAACATCAACAGACCGCCATACGGCTTTTGACTCCAGCGTGGTGTTTCATGAGTTTATGCATGGCGTGACGAATCGTCTTGTCGGAGGACCCATGAATGTTAGCGCATTAGAAGCTCCTCAGAGTAGCGGTATGGGGGAAGGCTGGGGAGACTATATAGCATGTACTATCAATAATACTACGGTTGTTGGCGCATGGGTTGTCAAAAAAGCTGGCGGCATACGGGGATTCCCTTACGATAGCAATTTTCCTGATACTTTTGCTGATGTGGGAAAAGGCCGTTATACCGAAGAACATAATATCGGCGAAATCTGGTGTGCCACAATCATGGAAATGAACAGAAAGATTGGCGCTATTCTGGCTGTTCAACTGGTTGTAGATGCCTTAAAGTTATCACCTGCTAATCCCAGTTTCCTTGATATGCGCGACTCCATACTGGCAGCTCTCGATAAAAAGCATGCAGCAGGCCAGTTGAGTTCGGGTGAACACTCTACCGCCAAAAACGGTATTTGGTCTGTATTTGCAAAGTTTGGAATGGGACCCAATGCAAAGTCTTATGGCGCGTCGCTGTCGGGTATTGTTGCTGATTTCAAAACTCCATCAGATACGACGGGACAAAATATACGTGTTGAGACAGAGCCAAATATAGCTATTCCTGATAACAATTCATCCGGCTTAACCAGCATACTGACGATCTCACAAGCTGGGAAAATTAAACGGCTGGTTATCTCAATCAATATCGAGCATACCTATATTGGTGATCTCAAAGTAAGCCTGACAACGCCGGGAAACGGTACGGCTGTTCTACATAACCGTACTGGCGCAAGTGCGGATAATCTGGTTAGATCATATACGAGTGAAGATACTCCAGCCCTGGCATCCCTTATAGGTGCACAAACACAAGGCAACTGGGTACTCAAGGTGGCTGACCTGGCCGGATTAGATGTCGGTACACTGCGAAGTTGGGGTATTGAAATAGACCTCGAAGCAGTATCTCAGGTTATTCGGGGAGAAGCAGCGCCAGCCCTAACAATTCCCGATAATAATCCTGCCGGGACACAGAGTGTTATTGGGATTACCCAATCGGGTGTAGCAAAAGGAATTAAGGTCAGTGTCGATATAACTCATACCTATATTGGAGATCTGCGCGTTGAGCTTGTAGCCCCATCAGGTCAACAGGTAATTCTTCATAACCGTACAGGCGGCAGTAAGGATAATTTAATTACGGCCTATGATTCGATATCTACTTCGTCTCTGGCGGCTCTCATTGGGCAGCAAATAGAGGGAAATTGGATTTTACGGGCTACCGATATGGCCGGACAAGATATTGGTAAATTGAACAAATGGAGTTTGGAGTTTACTTTATAG